A window of the Pogona vitticeps strain Pit_001003342236 chromosome 4, PviZW2.1, whole genome shotgun sequence genome harbors these coding sequences:
- the LOC144589119 gene encoding solute carrier family 2, facilitated glucose transporter member 5-like, whose amino-acid sequence MYLNIMSCAYCDFSPPHPFFIFLPGIISSVVPLYIGEIAPRNLRGGGVTIPLLFLNIGVLLAQIAALREILGNSKGLPFLLGLSGLLPLTELALLFSCPESPRYLLIQKRDENGAREALKNLREKRNVEDEIEELRQEDLAERTEKAMTTFRLLSNQNMRWHVITIVALMAGQQLSGINAVRKAKMSQNDKNPI is encoded by the exons ATGTATCTGAACATCATGTCATGTGCATATtgtgatttctcccccccccaccctttcttcatctttttaCCAGGTATAATCTCAAGTGTTGTCCCTCTATATATCGGTGAGATTGCTCCTAGAAACCTGAGAGGAGGCGGTGTCACAatacccctcctttttttgaacATTGGTGTGCTACTGGCCCAAATAGCTGCTCTTCGCGAAATCTTGGGCAATTCAAAAG GTTTGCCATTCCTTCTGGGCCTGTCTGGACTCCTGCCATTAACTGAGCTTGCCCTACTGTTCTCATGTCCTGAAAGTCCGAGGTACCTTCTGATTCAGAAAAGGGATGAAAATGGCGCAAGAGAAG CCTTGAAGAATCTAAGGGAGAAGagaaatgtggaggatgagatcGAAGAGCTCCGACAGGAGGACCTCGCCGAGAGGACTGAAAAGGCCATGACTACTTTTAGGCTCCTATCAAACCAAAACATGCGATGGCATGTCATCACTATCGTTGCCTTGATGGCCGGGCAGCAGCTTTCTGGCATCAATGCGGTAAGGAAGGCCAAAATGTCCCAGAATGACAAGAACCCAATCTAG
- the LOC110088218 gene encoding solute carrier family 2, facilitated glucose transporter member 5, translating to MSTKVGADNVRYIAIASTAVLCISISLAVTLADSMGRRFLLLIGFGICSIICILITMTLEMQDTIPEMTYVSTILVDTFLFGHTLGPGPVPPVLTVELFLQSARSSAFVIAGFLQWLLNFFTGVSFYYIETRIGPYSFLIFWPICVATFSYVFKMVPETKDRTFLDVRRIMAIHTARKIQVQAPAGK from the exons ATGTCTACCAAAGTGGGAGCCGACAACGTCCGGTATATTGCCATCGCCTCAACGGCTGTTCTCTGCATCTCCATTTCTTTAGCG GTGACTCTTGCTGATTCCATGGGGCGAAGGTTTCTGCTCCTGATTGGATTCGGAATCTGTAGCATCATATGCATTCTCATCACCATGACCCTTGAAATGCAG GACACTATCCCGGAAATGACATATGTCAGCACCATTTTAGTGGACACCTTTCTCTTTGGACACACCTTGGGGCCAG GGCCTGTGCCTCCGGTCCTTACGGTGGAGCTATTCCTTCAGTCGGCCCGTTCTTCCGCATTTGTGATTGCAGGATTTTTGCAATGGCTCCTTAACTTTTTTACAGGAGTGTCATTTTATTATATAGAG ACACGTATCGGACCCTACAGCTTCCTCATCTTCTGGCCTATCTGTGTAGCCACCTTTTCTTATGTCTTCAAGATGGTTCCTGAAACAAAGGACCGGACATTTCTGGATGTCAGGAGAATCATGGCCATCCACACAGCCAGGAAGATCCAGGTCCAGGCGCCGGCGGGAAAATAG